In Deinococcus psychrotolerans, the genomic window TCAAGCTGCTGCAAGACCGGGTGATCGCGCCCAAGCTGGAGGAGTTGGCCCAAAACCTGACCAAGCAAGCTGGAGACGCGGGCAAAGCTCCTAAAGCGCCTAAAGCCAGCAAAGAAGTGGTGATTCGCGATTTCCGTGCCCCAGCCGAAAAAGCCCACGCGGACGAGCGCGGCAATCTGCACCTCACCCCCGCCCAGCAAGCCGCCAGAGACATCGCTTACGCCTCACGCGACGTACCAGTGCGCGATTTTAGGGTGCCCGCCGAAAAAGCCCACGCCGATCAGTTTGGCAGCGTGATCTCGGAAGCCAGAACAGACGTTAAAACTGAGCCACTGGCCACTGCAACTTCTCCGTCAGCACCCGACGCTCCCAAAACCAATCTGCAAAAGTAAGTTCTTCTTCTTCTTGTCTGGCCGCCCGCTGTTGTCTTCAAGTGGGCGGCTTCGCTCTTTACAGCAAGCGGTTTATTCATAAGGAGCGGCTATGAAACTCACTGCCCAGTCTTTCCTCTCTCCAGTAGTCTTGAGCGCAACTTTGATACTCAGTCTGCCTGCTTTCGCCCAGACTGACGTGTGCAAGTCGGAAACGATTAGCGACATGCAGAAGTGCGCCGATCAAAATCTCAAGCAATCCGAAAAGGCACTCAACGCAGAATATCAACAACTCGTGGCCACACTGAGCGACAAAAAAGCCACGGACATGCTCAAAAATCTGCAAGCTGCCGAGAACTTATGGATCAGGACGAGAACAGCTGACTGCAAGCTCTATAAGACCTTTTACAAAGGCGGAAGTTTGGCTGATGTCAGCGTTACCAACTGTATGGACGCTGCGGCCAAACAACGGCTGACGGTTCTGCAAAGTTTTAAGGACGAGTTCTCGCGCTAAGCTCAGTCTAAGCTCGCCGCATGGGATTTTGACAGCTCACTTTCAGAGCGCAAGGCACAAAGGTAAACTCAACTATGGCCGACTTCCAGCAAAAGCAAGACGGTACACCCAAGCCCGCGCTGCCAAAAATACCCAGTCCTGCGCCGCTCCCTACCGCGCACACCGCAGCTTCAAAGCCGCCTGAGTCAAGTGGCTCGCCTTTAGACCGCTTGGAACTGCGGCGGCAGCAGGAACTGGCCCGGCAGGCCAATACCTCAAAGGGTGCGGCCAGCTCTCCGGCGCAGGCCGCACAGCAACTCCATGACCTTATTGAAGCGCAGACCAAGCGTGAGGCTACGCAGGGCACGCCCGCCACGCTGCTCCTCGGAGTAGAGAATGCCGCCGATCTGCGCCTGGGTTCGACCCGGAAATTGGTCAAGGACGAAGGCTTTTGGTCGGGGCCACGTTACTCGTCACTCGAAGGCGCTCAGGGCTTGGCACCCATGTTGAACCAATTGCGGGCCTCAGGGCAACTTCCCGCCGTGCTGAGCGCTTATCAAAGTCGCTACGGCCAGAGCCTTTATGCCGTGCTGGGCGAGCGAATCCGCGATACCAATGCCAGAGAGCGGCTGCTCAAGTTACTTCCTGACCCTCTTTCTGAGCCGCAGCTCACCCATGACGCTTTTCTGGAGCAGTTGGCGGTGGGCTACAGCTACCTCAACGACTCGGCCAGTGGCCTGCAAGATATGACCAAAGAACCGCGCCGGGGAGCCAATCCGCACGACATCCTGACTCATTTCGGTTACCAAGCTGGGGCGGCTATTCAGGGCAAATGGGGCTTTCAGATGCGGGTCTTTACGCCGGTTCCTGGCAAAGCCAAATGGCCGGGAGCCATCGTCGCCTTCCGGGGCACCGAGGGAATCCAGTTTAAGCCGCGCGATCCCAAAAGCGCTGAAGGCTCGCTCGATACCCTTATCGGTGACCTCGCGCCTGCCCAAGTCGGCTACAACCAGATCAATGCCAACGCCGACCTGATCGCCGTGAATATGCGGGCCGCCGCCAAATACGGCCCGCTGACCCTGACCGGGCACTCGCTCGGCGGCGCACTGGCCCAAATCGCGGCGACCCGCTTCATGGCCCAGACCCGTCAAGTCGTGACCTTTCAGTCGCCTGCCATTGCCAAAGCAGACGTGGACAAAGTCGCCAAGTACAACGCGGCTCACGGCAATCAGGGCGTGGCTTCCCGCCATTACCGCATCGACGGCGACGTGGTACCGACCTCCGGCGACGGCGACTTACCGGGCAGCATCACTTACTTTGACCGCGTCAGCAAGGCCAAAGGCAGCGCCGGGCCTTACCCACCGATTACCCTCAAGGCCGACAGTCTGGATTTGACCCGTGCCAGTTCCGGCCACGTTACGCCGATGCTCAGCACCTACTTGCGCGGACGTGGAGCGCACGACGCCGATCAGCAGACTTTGGTGCGTTCGGGCCTGCGCGACGAGGCGACGCTGGATGCCAAAGCCCCGCAGGACGTGGGCATGGTCGCGGCGGGCAACTACACCACCGCCAACGATCCGCGCATCAACATCGAGGCCAAGCGCCAAACCACTTCGGTCAAGGCCATGCGGGCAGCGGGGCTGTATCAGGACGTCTTTGAAGCCAACATCGCTTACAACACCATGCTGGCGAGCGTGGAGCAGCTTGCCAAAGACCCGCAGGTGAGCAAGACCTATGCGGGTTTCCGAACCGCTGCCGTCAAACTGCTCGGAGGAACTTCACGCCTGCCGATGAACGAGTTTGACAAGCAGTTGGGTCAGCAGCTCAAGCTTCCAACCACCGAAAGCGATTACCGGCATCCGATGATGACCGGCTTCGGCCCGCCGATTTACCCGCTGAAAGACAGCGCCTTCGTTGAGATGCGGGACGGAGGGGTTGAAATTCCGAATGCAGTGCGGGCGCAAATTTTGCTTAGATTACCAACTGTTTGGGACTCTTGGCATCCAGAGAGCAGACCATGATACGCCCCTTCCTCATCTTGGGAGTTCTTGCCGTGGGAGGAGTGGGCATAGGGATGTTAACAGCTCCCTCTAAAGGAGGAAAAAATATGAACAGTCAAGAATTAGTGCTGCAAGAAATTCAAAAGACCGTTCAAGACAGCCTCGCGGGGAAGATTACAATATTGGATTGCAGTGTCTACCCTCTTTATAAAGAAGCGGGTATGAAGGGAATGGCTTGTTATGGCTCAACAAAAGAGCCTGCATGGTTGGCTCAGCAGCTCGAGAATAGTCTCAATGCTAAGGCTTACACTGATGGTTGGCGCGAAGACTATGGGGTGTACGGCGCTTTCTACCAGCTTAAAGACGGTACGTTGCCTGCCTTTGGAATAGATGTTGGCGCTGTCAAGGGGAATAGAGAATTTGACGGCTCAGTGGCGATTAAACCATATCAGTCCTTCATTACTATTACTGTCAATGATCCGAAATAGCTCAGAGAGTACCAAATGACACTGAATACCTGACTTGAGATTAGATATTTTAGAATCTCTCAGATATATTGTCTATACCTCATAAGATTGCAGATATCAAGTATGGCATCCAAGTCGAAACCCAAAATTCAGGCGATATCCATTGGTGCTGCGCTAACTAGTGGTTCTGTTAACGGACGAATAGTGCAGCCATCTGAAGCGTTTCAGACTTTAACCAAAACCATTGAAGCTCGGCGCGACCTCAAACTATACCCTATCGAGTGTGCTGACTTTTACAGAAAATTCTCCTAATGGCTCCTGCTGTACATCAGATGCGCCGACTGAGCAACTCGTTAAAGGCTTTCAAGCACTTCTAGAGCCACTAGCTTTCTCTCCCGGCTGGCGCAAAGATTATGAGACTTGGGCTGACCTCTATCAGTTTAATGGTGTACCGGAAATCACTTTTGGCGTTGGCATTACGCCCGTCAAGGGGAACCAAGATTTAGAGGGGATCGCATCTATCAAAAAGTTTACCAATTTCATTAACATCACTGTAAATCAACCGAAATAGAGTGATGAATTAAGCATATGATCTACAAGATCCAGTGTCTTCACTCACCTGATCAAAAACAGCGACTACGTGGAGACGACAAAAAGTAGTATGGGCACTACACAGAAAACCAAAAGCGCTCCGCGAGTTGAGCTTTCTCGTTCGTCTTCACTCTGGCATCTCGAGAAAAAACTATGATGTGCCTTGTCGTGATCGGTACTCTGCTCGTAGCTGGCGGTTGGGGCGTTGTATCCGTCACTTTCTCGAGTAGGACAGAGAACGTACCAGGTGAACAGCAAAAGCTTGCTCAATGAACTGAATACGCAAACTTCGTGACCTTGAGTGTTAATAAACCGAAATAAAGTGCTACCACCCGCAGCCCGCGCCGCTGTTCATTGTGCCGCCGCTAATTCTTCAAGCGGCTGACCTGCGCGTCAGCGTCGTACAAGCGGATAAGCTGGCTCAGCACTTCTCGCCCCAGCCCCAGCATCTCCATTTCGCTCAGCAGATGCATTCGGAAGTGGCCGGAAGGCCCGTACTCGCCCACAAAGTCGCTGCCTTCGCGCCGCACCTGCACACGCAGTTCACACAGGCCCAGCCGAAACCACGCCGCGTGCCAACTGCCCAGCGGCGCAGGTTTGATGCTCCGAAAAAGATCGGAGGCGGGTTCCATCATCACATTGTTGAGCGGCAAGCCCGGCCCATTGGCATGGCGCAGCGCCTGATAAAGCGCCGTCAAACACGCCTCGCAGGCCCGCGCCTCAGCTTGCCGTGAGCCTAAAGACGCCCCGATGGCGCGTTGCAAGGCGTCAAAGTCAGTCATTTACCCGCCCTAACTTTACTCTTCTACCTCTAATTCCTCAGCCGCCCGCTTGCCAGCCAGCCATTCGAGGCCTGCCCACATGAACTCGTCCAGGTCGCCGTCGAGAATCGCGCCGGAGTCGTGACGCATCACGGAGGTACGGTGGTCTTTGACGTACTGCTTGTCGAGAACGTAGCTGCGAATCTGCGAACCCCATTCGATCTTCTTCTGCTCGCCGCGTGCTTGGGCTTCTTCGTCTTCGCGCTTGCGCATTTCAACGTCGTAGAGGCGCTGCTTGAGGATTTGCAGGGCAATTTCGTGGTTTTTGATCTGCGAGCGCGTGACCTG contains:
- a CDS encoding lysozyme inhibitor LprI family protein: MKLTAQSFLSPVVLSATLILSLPAFAQTDVCKSETISDMQKCADQNLKQSEKALNAEYQQLVATLSDKKATDMLKNLQAAENLWIRTRTADCKLYKTFYKGGSLADVSVTNCMDAAAKQRLTVLQSFKDEFSR
- a CDS encoding lipase family protein — translated: MADFQQKQDGTPKPALPKIPSPAPLPTAHTAASKPPESSGSPLDRLELRRQQELARQANTSKGAASSPAQAAQQLHDLIEAQTKREATQGTPATLLLGVENAADLRLGSTRKLVKDEGFWSGPRYSSLEGAQGLAPMLNQLRASGQLPAVLSAYQSRYGQSLYAVLGERIRDTNARERLLKLLPDPLSEPQLTHDAFLEQLAVGYSYLNDSASGLQDMTKEPRRGANPHDILTHFGYQAGAAIQGKWGFQMRVFTPVPGKAKWPGAIVAFRGTEGIQFKPRDPKSAEGSLDTLIGDLAPAQVGYNQINANADLIAVNMRAAAKYGPLTLTGHSLGGALAQIAATRFMAQTRQVVTFQSPAIAKADVDKVAKYNAAHGNQGVASRHYRIDGDVVPTSGDGDLPGSITYFDRVSKAKGSAGPYPPITLKADSLDLTRASSGHVTPMLSTYLRGRGAHDADQQTLVRSGLRDEATLDAKAPQDVGMVAAGNYTTANDPRINIEAKRQTTSVKAMRAAGLYQDVFEANIAYNTMLASVEQLAKDPQVSKTYAGFRTAAVKLLGGTSRLPMNEFDKQLGQQLKLPTTESDYRHPMMTGFGPPIYPLKDSAFVEMRDGGVEIPNAVRAQILLRLPTVWDSWHPESRP